One genomic segment of Rhizobium viscosum includes these proteins:
- the phnL gene encoding phosphonate C-P lyase system protein PhnL yields the protein MATPLVVSEVAKSFIMHLRDGIKLPVVSDVSFSVASGECVVLGGPSGIGKSSLLKMIYGNYAVDTGQILIDHKGRIVDLATADPRTILDVRRQTLGYVSQFLRTVPRVAALDVVAEPLLARGEAAASARQKAAALLEKLNLPEALWQLPPATFSGGEQQRVNIARGFITDHTILLLDEPTASLDAKNRAVVVGMIEEKKKAGVALLGIFHDEEVREAAADRILDVQQFSPRKAIAA from the coding sequence ATGGCAACGCCCCTCGTCGTTTCAGAAGTCGCCAAGAGCTTCATCATGCACCTGCGCGACGGCATCAAGCTGCCTGTTGTCTCCGATGTCTCCTTCTCGGTCGCATCGGGCGAATGCGTCGTGCTCGGTGGCCCCTCGGGCATCGGCAAAAGCTCGCTGCTCAAGATGATCTACGGCAATTATGCCGTCGATACCGGACAGATCCTCATCGACCACAAGGGCAGGATCGTCGATCTTGCCACAGCCGATCCGCGCACCATTCTCGATGTGCGGCGCCAGACACTCGGCTATGTCAGCCAGTTCCTGCGCACCGTGCCGCGTGTTGCGGCACTCGACGTCGTCGCCGAACCCTTGCTCGCACGCGGTGAGGCTGCCGCCAGCGCCAGACAAAAGGCTGCCGCGCTGCTCGAAAAGCTCAACCTGCCGGAAGCGCTCTGGCAGTTGCCGCCCGCCACCTTCTCGGGCGGCGAACAGCAGCGCGTCAATATTGCCCGCGGCTTCATCACCGATCACACGATCCTGCTACTCGACGAGCCGACCGCCTCGCTCGACGCGAAGAACCGCGCCGTCGTCGTCGGCATGATCGAGGAAAAGAAGAAGGCGGGTGTCGCGCTGCTCGGCATCTTCCACGATGAGGAAGTGCGCGAGGCCGCCGCCGACCGCATTCTCGACGTTCAGCAGTTCTCTCCCCGAAAGGCGATCGCAGCATGA
- a CDS encoding DapH/DapD/GlmU-related protein: MSRKLGIEPYFHETASVSNSSFGRYTEVSERCRISEAEFGDYSYIMQDGSIWCATIGKFVNIAAAVRINATNHPTWRATLHHFTYRAVDYWPDADMEAEFFEWRRSNRVTIGNDVWIGHGATILPGVTVGNGAVIGAGAVVSKDVAPYTIVGGVPAKLIRERFPKEIGERMDRLAWWDWEHDRLRDALADFRALGAEDFLSRYGG; the protein is encoded by the coding sequence ATGAGCCGCAAGCTGGGCATCGAGCCCTACTTCCATGAAACCGCCTCCGTCTCCAATTCGAGCTTCGGCCGCTATACGGAAGTGTCCGAGCGTTGCCGCATCAGCGAGGCGGAATTCGGCGACTATTCCTACATCATGCAGGACGGCTCCATCTGGTGCGCGACGATCGGCAAATTCGTCAACATCGCCGCTGCGGTGCGCATCAATGCGACCAACCATCCGACCTGGCGCGCGACGCTGCATCACTTCACCTATCGCGCCGTCGACTACTGGCCGGATGCCGATATGGAGGCGGAATTCTTCGAGTGGCGCCGTTCCAACCGTGTCACCATCGGCAATGATGTCTGGATCGGCCACGGCGCGACGATCCTGCCCGGCGTGACCGTTGGCAACGGAGCCGTCATCGGTGCGGGCGCAGTCGTTTCGAAGGATGTCGCTCCCTACACGATCGTCGGCGGTGTGCCGGCCAAGCTCATCCGCGAACGCTTCCCGAAGGAAATCGGCGAGCGCATGGATCGGCTTGCCTGGTGGGACTGGGAACACGACCGGCTGCGCGATGCACTGGCTGATTTCCGGGCACTTGGGGCTGAAGACTTCCTCTCCCGATATGGCGGTTGA
- the phnC gene encoding phosphonate ABC transporter ATP-binding protein — MFELKNVTRRFGKKLAVDSVTLDIPQGQMVGIIGRSGAGKSTLLRMINRLQEPSSGTIHFGGLEVSGLRGQALRSWQRDCAMIFQQFNLVPRLDVLTNVMLGRLNHRSTILSLLNVFSREERIQAIAALERLGIEQTALQAAGTLSGGQQQRVAIARALMQNPKMVLADEPIASLDPLNAKIVMDALRDINEREGITVITNLHTLDTARNYCERIVGMAGGRVVFDGKPSELTTEAVKEIYGTDKDGAGIDETMTSTAINMVPEGAENQSAGNQPLALAGL, encoded by the coding sequence ATGTTCGAGCTGAAGAATGTCACACGCCGGTTCGGAAAAAAGCTCGCTGTCGATTCCGTAACGCTGGACATTCCGCAGGGCCAAATGGTCGGGATCATCGGTCGTTCGGGCGCCGGCAAGTCCACCCTGCTCCGCATGATCAACCGCCTGCAGGAGCCCTCCTCCGGCACCATCCATTTCGGCGGCCTCGAGGTCTCCGGCCTTCGCGGTCAGGCCCTGCGCAGCTGGCAGCGCGATTGCGCGATGATCTTCCAGCAGTTCAACCTCGTGCCGCGCCTCGACGTGCTCACCAACGTCATGCTCGGCCGGCTGAACCATCGCTCGACGATCCTTAGCCTGCTCAACGTCTTCAGCCGTGAAGAGCGCATCCAGGCCATCGCGGCGCTCGAGCGCCTCGGCATCGAGCAGACGGCGCTGCAGGCCGCCGGCACGCTTTCGGGCGGTCAGCAGCAGCGTGTGGCGATTGCCCGCGCTCTGATGCAGAACCCGAAGATGGTTCTCGCCGACGAGCCGATCGCCTCGCTCGACCCGCTGAACGCCAAGATCGTCATGGACGCGTTGCGCGATATCAACGAGCGCGAAGGCATCACCGTCATCACCAACCTGCACACGCTCGATACGGCCCGCAACTACTGCGAACGCATCGTCGGCATGGCAGGTGGCCGCGTCGTATTCGACGGCAAGCCCTCCGAACTGACGACCGAGGCCGTGAAGGAAATCTACGGCACGGACAAGGATGGCGCGGGCATCGACGAAACGATGACCTCGACCGCCATCAACATGGTTCCGGAAGGAGCCGAAAACCAATCCGCCGGCAACCAACCGCTGGCGCTGGCCGGTCTGTGA
- the phnD gene encoding phosphonate ABC transporter substrate-binding protein has product MLKKALFAATAILSLAAGAANAADLKEFRVGILGGENETDRLRNYACLADHLKQEFGFEKVSLFPAADYDGVIQGLLGGTLDFAELGASGYASVYIKDPKAVTPILTTQQKDGSTGYYSIGLALKSSGIKTIKDAKGKKLGYADPDSTSGYLVPLTQIPKDTGMPNDKFFASTQFSGGHENNLLAAYDGKVDVAVDDSSGIGDFKDGYTSGTFRKEVDKGAVDPNKLVEVWRSPLIPNGPLVVRNALGEEWQKKLTAFFTALPEKDHKCFAAIEGGDYKGYAPVKHDFYNAVVEVRKAAIGG; this is encoded by the coding sequence ATGTTGAAGAAAGCACTTTTTGCGGCTACGGCGATCCTGTCGCTCGCAGCCGGCGCTGCCAATGCCGCTGACCTCAAGGAATTCCGCGTCGGCATCCTCGGCGGCGAAAACGAAACCGACCGCCTGCGCAACTACGCCTGCCTTGCAGACCACCTGAAGCAGGAATTCGGCTTCGAGAAGGTTTCGCTCTTCCCGGCCGCCGACTATGACGGCGTTATCCAGGGCCTCCTCGGCGGCACGCTCGACTTCGCCGAACTCGGCGCTTCCGGCTACGCATCCGTTTACATCAAGGACCCGAAGGCTGTTACGCCGATCCTGACGACGCAGCAGAAGGACGGCTCCACTGGTTACTACTCGATCGGTCTCGCTCTGAAGTCCTCCGGCATCAAGACGATCAAGGACGCCAAGGGCAAGAAGCTCGGCTACGCCGATCCGGACTCCACCTCGGGCTACCTCGTTCCGCTGACGCAGATCCCGAAGGACACCGGCATGCCGAACGACAAGTTCTTTGCTTCCACGCAGTTCAGCGGCGGTCATGAGAACAACCTGCTCGCTGCCTACGACGGCAAGGTCGACGTTGCCGTTGACGACTCGTCGGGCATCGGCGACTTCAAGGACGGTTACACCTCCGGCACCTTCCGCAAGGAAGTCGACAAGGGCGCCGTCGACCCGAACAAGCTGGTCGAAGTATGGCGTTCGCCGCTGATCCCGAACGGCCCGCTCGTCGTTCGCAACGCTCTCGGCGAAGAGTGGCAGAAGAAGCTCACCGCCTTCTTCACGGCCCTGCCGGAGAAGGATCACAAGTGCTTCGCAGCTATCGAAGGCGGCGACTACAAGGGCTACGCCCCGGTCAAGCACGACTTCTACAACGCTGTTGTAGAAGTTCGTAAGGCTGCTATCGGCGGCTGA
- the phnE gene encoding phosphonate ABC transporter, permease protein PhnE: MTIADTQHHVPMQSTKEIATAWDRMIARRRLYTALGLVILIAAFVSSVRFADESNAGHFFERLPHLFDFLSWLIPKDWTDVWRALFDIASPNDKGGEEFNFANGRVYVWGSFYIPEYFELMIVTINIALVSTIIAFVFAVPLSFFAARNLTKNWPLRILTKRIMEFLRAFPEIVIAGLFSAILSIGPVAAIIAITLHTIGALGKLFYEVAENIDMKPDEGMRAVGANWLERVRFAALPQVMPNYASYALLRLEINVRASTIIGAVGGGGIGEELKLSISRGFGAKTVALVLLLFVTIVAVDQFSAWLRRRLVGEHAFLLQH; encoded by the coding sequence ATGACTATTGCCGATACACAGCATCATGTGCCGATGCAGAGCACGAAGGAAATCGCCACAGCCTGGGACAGGATGATCGCGAGGCGGCGTTTATATACCGCGCTTGGTCTGGTGATCCTCATCGCCGCCTTCGTCAGCTCCGTGCGCTTTGCCGACGAGAGCAATGCCGGTCACTTCTTCGAGCGCCTGCCGCATCTCTTCGATTTCCTGAGCTGGCTTATCCCAAAAGACTGGACCGATGTCTGGCGCGCGCTTTTCGATATTGCGAGCCCGAATGACAAGGGTGGCGAAGAATTCAATTTCGCCAACGGGCGTGTCTATGTCTGGGGCAGTTTCTATATCCCCGAATATTTCGAGCTGATGATCGTCACGATCAATATCGCGCTTGTCTCGACCATCATCGCCTTCGTCTTCGCCGTTCCGCTAAGCTTCTTTGCGGCGCGCAATCTGACGAAGAACTGGCCGTTGCGCATCCTCACCAAGCGCATCATGGAATTCCTGCGCGCCTTCCCGGAGATCGTTATCGCCGGCCTGTTTTCGGCGATCCTGTCGATCGGACCGGTGGCGGCCATCATCGCGATCACGCTCCATACGATCGGCGCGCTCGGCAAGCTCTTCTACGAAGTCGCCGAAAACATCGACATGAAACCGGACGAAGGCATGCGGGCCGTCGGCGCGAACTGGCTGGAGCGCGTGCGTTTCGCCGCTCTGCCGCAGGTCATGCCGAACTACGCGTCCTATGCGCTGCTGCGCCTCGAGATCAACGTGCGCGCATCGACCATCATCGGCGCCGTCGGCGGCGGCGGTATCGGCGAAGAGCTCAAGCTCTCCATTTCCCGCGGCTTCGGGGCGAAGACCGTGGCGCTCGTGCTGCTGCTCTTCGTGACGATCGTCGCGGTCGACCAGTTCTCCGCCTGGCTGCGCCGCCGTCTCGTCGGCGAACACGCCTTCCTCCTGCAACATTGA
- the phnE gene encoding phosphonate ABC transporter, permease protein PhnE, whose product MTVIDANRMHEIETRYPEYFHRSFRQRFGGLLIVLATILYGIYAVWFFDLPKLIAEAHWERFGIYMSQWISYDVQPEFRIQDDGTIQTRYPRFSPLGDNPHPDWLKTNTDGSITVLVGGSGRTVTVSKSQTTIVAHGMTVPVDVSSGAPKVVGPVPSWMTVYDDNVLANLGFAGDVSISVDRVKVRKRFIGWANFVFDTQSPFFDKPASEVISLIVSGPRIHTDQSNLSLAFDNIWNNSEWQHGDVWTKLFQTIVMAFLGTLLGSLAAFPLAFMAARNITPNRFLNQALKRFFDFLRSVDMLIWALFLTRAFGPGPLAGSGAIFLTETGTLGKLYSEGLENIDNKPREGVKSTGASTVLVHRYGIMPQIVPVIVSQTLYQWESNVRGATIIGAVGAGGIGLKLWEAMRTNSNWENVAYMVILILIVVFLFDTASNALRHRLMGT is encoded by the coding sequence ATGACGGTCATCGACGCAAACCGCATGCATGAGATCGAAACGCGCTATCCGGAATATTTCCACCGGTCATTCCGCCAGCGTTTCGGCGGTCTCCTCATTGTGCTCGCCACGATCCTCTACGGCATCTATGCCGTCTGGTTCTTCGACCTGCCGAAGCTCATCGCCGAAGCTCATTGGGAGCGCTTCGGCATCTATATGAGCCAGTGGATCAGCTATGACGTGCAGCCGGAATTCCGTATCCAGGACGATGGGACGATCCAGACGCGCTATCCGCGCTTCTCGCCGCTCGGCGACAATCCGCATCCGGATTGGCTGAAAACCAACACCGATGGCAGCATCACGGTTCTCGTCGGCGGCAGCGGCCGCACGGTGACGGTCAGCAAGAGCCAGACGACGATCGTTGCCCATGGCATGACGGTGCCGGTCGATGTTTCCAGCGGCGCGCCGAAAGTCGTTGGTCCGGTTCCGAGCTGGATGACGGTCTATGACGATAACGTGCTCGCCAATCTCGGTTTTGCCGGGGATGTCAGCATTTCCGTCGACCGTGTGAAGGTGCGCAAGCGATTTATCGGCTGGGCGAACTTCGTGTTCGATACGCAGTCGCCCTTCTTCGACAAGCCGGCAAGCGAGGTCATCAGTCTCATCGTCTCCGGCCCGCGGATCCACACCGATCAGTCGAACCTGTCGCTCGCTTTCGACAATATCTGGAACAACAGCGAATGGCAGCATGGCGATGTCTGGACCAAGCTGTTCCAGACGATCGTGATGGCCTTCCTCGGCACGCTGCTGGGCTCGCTTGCGGCCTTCCCGCTCGCTTTCATGGCAGCGCGTAACATCACGCCCAACAGGTTCCTCAATCAAGCCCTGAAGCGGTTCTTCGACTTCCTTCGCTCGGTCGACATGCTGATCTGGGCACTTTTTCTGACGCGCGCCTTCGGTCCCGGCCCGCTCGCCGGTTCCGGCGCCATCTTCCTCACGGAGACCGGCACGCTCGGCAAACTCTACTCGGAAGGCCTCGAAAACATCGACAACAAACCGCGCGAAGGCGTGAAGTCGACGGGCGCCTCGACCGTACTCGTTCATCGCTACGGCATCATGCCGCAGATCGTCCCCGTCATCGTCAGCCAGACGCTCTATCAGTGGGAATCGAACGTTCGCGGCGCGACGATCATCGGCGCCGTTGGTGCCGGCGGGATCGGCCTCAAGCTCTGGGAAGCCATGCGCACCAATTCCAACTGGGAAAACGTCGCCTACATGGTCATCCTGATCCTGATCGTCGTCTTCCTGTTCGATACAGCATCCAATGCGCTGCGCCATCGCCTGATGGGCACCTAG
- a CDS encoding DUF1045 domain-containing protein: MRYALYFSPSKDHSLTDAASVWLGRNAFTGETYPAPEYETLPASEQFELTADPRRYGFHATIKAPFELASSVTEKDLMAVVEDFAANTPAFEIPELVLGQLGRFFALVPGSLHQPLQDFAAKVVKSFEPFRAALSDADIIRRKPERLSESQRNNLMRWGYPYVMDDFGFHMTLTGQVPEERADVMKAILAERFAAFTGRPLHISGLAVFREEARGAPFKVHTWLPLAGAKS; this comes from the coding sequence TTGCGCTACGCTCTCTATTTTTCGCCGTCTAAGGATCATTCCCTGACGGATGCGGCCTCTGTCTGGCTCGGCCGCAATGCCTTTACCGGCGAGACCTATCCTGCACCCGAATATGAGACGCTGCCAGCCAGCGAGCAATTCGAACTGACCGCCGATCCCCGCCGCTATGGTTTCCACGCGACGATCAAGGCGCCATTTGAGCTTGCCTCATCCGTGACCGAAAAGGACCTGATGGCGGTCGTCGAAGATTTTGCCGCCAACACGCCGGCCTTTGAAATCCCGGAGCTGGTGCTCGGCCAGCTCGGCCGCTTCTTCGCGCTTGTGCCGGGTTCGCTACACCAACCGCTTCAGGATTTCGCGGCAAAGGTGGTAAAGTCTTTCGAGCCGTTCCGGGCGGCACTCTCCGATGCCGATATTATCAGGCGCAAACCGGAAAGGCTTTCCGAGAGCCAGCGCAATAATCTCATGCGCTGGGGCTATCCATATGTCATGGATGACTTCGGCTTCCACATGACGCTGACCGGCCAGGTGCCGGAAGAGCGCGCGGACGTGATGAAGGCGATCCTGGCGGAGCGTTTCGCAGCTTTCACCGGCAGGCCGCTTCACATTTCCGGCCTTGCCGTCTTTCGCGAGGAGGCGCGCGGCGCGCCTTTCAAAGTCCACACATGGCTGCCTCTTGCTGGCGCCAAAAGCTGA
- a CDS encoding alpha-D-ribose 1-methylphosphonate 5-triphosphate diphosphatase, with amino-acid sequence MSKETVLSNARIVLEDDILSGSILIRDGKIADISEGSSVAGEDFEGDYIIPGLVELHTDHLEGHYSPRPGIRWNKTAAIQAHDAQIVTSGITTVFDCLRMGADEDGGFEHGEMREMADAIQSAEKEGRLRAEHLLHLRCEVSADNVLQHFADFENDPYVRLVSLMDHAPGQRQFQTMDQYIFYYQKKRGLSDEEFARFCARRIAESDRNSTPNRDAISKVCAERGITVASHDDATSAHVDEAIENGVRLAEFPTSIDAARLSHENGMSVLMGAPNIVRGKSHSGNIAARDLAQLGVLDVLSSDYVPLSLLHAPFILADEVEGITLSKAIAMVTATPARAVSLNDRGRIATGLRADLVRVHRSHGVPVTRSVWREGRRVA; translated from the coding sequence ATGAGCAAAGAGACCGTTCTTTCAAATGCCCGTATCGTTCTCGAAGACGATATTCTTTCGGGCTCAATCCTGATCCGTGACGGCAAGATCGCTGATATTTCGGAAGGCAGTTCGGTAGCCGGCGAGGATTTCGAGGGCGACTACATCATTCCCGGCCTCGTCGAGCTGCACACGGACCATCTGGAAGGCCACTATTCGCCGCGTCCGGGCATCCGCTGGAACAAGACGGCGGCCATACAGGCCCATGACGCGCAGATCGTCACCTCGGGCATCACCACGGTCTTCGACTGCCTGCGCATGGGTGCTGACGAAGACGGCGGCTTCGAACACGGCGAAATGCGCGAGATGGCCGATGCCATCCAGTCCGCCGAAAAGGAAGGGCGTCTGCGCGCCGAGCATCTCCTCCATCTGCGTTGCGAGGTTTCGGCCGACAACGTGCTGCAGCACTTCGCCGATTTCGAGAATGATCCTTATGTCCGTCTCGTCTCGCTGATGGACCATGCGCCCGGCCAGCGCCAGTTCCAGACGATGGATCAGTACATCTTTTACTATCAGAAGAAGCGCGGTCTTTCCGATGAGGAGTTCGCCCGCTTCTGCGCCAGACGCATCGCCGAGTCCGATCGCAATTCGACGCCAAATCGCGACGCGATCTCCAAGGTCTGCGCCGAACGCGGCATCACCGTCGCAAGCCATGACGATGCCACATCTGCTCATGTCGATGAGGCGATCGAAAACGGCGTTCGCCTTGCCGAGTTCCCGACCAGCATCGACGCGGCCCGGCTGTCGCATGAAAACGGCATGAGCGTGCTGATGGGCGCACCGAACATCGTGCGCGGCAAATCGCACTCCGGCAATATCGCCGCGCGTGATCTGGCGCAGCTCGGCGTTCTCGACGTGCTTTCGTCCGATTATGTACCGCTCAGCCTGCTGCATGCGCCCTTCATTCTTGCCGACGAGGTTGAGGGCATTACTTTGTCGAAGGCAATTGCAATGGTGACGGCAACTCCAGCACGCGCCGTCAGCCTCAACGATCGCGGCCGCATCGCAACCGGCCTGCGTGCCGATCTCGTCCGCGTTCACCGTTCGCATGGCGTGCCGGTGACCCGCTCCGTCTGGCGTGAAGGACGCCGTGTCGCATGA
- the phnN gene encoding phosphonate metabolism protein/1,5-bisphosphokinase (PRPP-forming) PhnN, with protein MMHEPHPGAGAERGIMVVVVGPSGAGKDTLMNLAARHFDRREDVHFARRVITREGDAGGEDHLAVSDAGFASMEQSGAFAVWWEAHGLKYAIPAEVSVALSKGHIVVANGSRSALHRFQAAFPRLKVINVTARPEVLANRLEARGRETHEDIMARLARGPLTVRGDYDVVELDNSGSLEEAERKMIDILDGFLKEIV; from the coding sequence ATGATGCACGAACCCCATCCGGGCGCCGGTGCCGAACGCGGCATCATGGTCGTCGTCGTCGGCCCGAGCGGGGCTGGCAAGGATACGCTGATGAACCTGGCGGCCCGGCATTTCGATCGCCGGGAGGACGTGCATTTTGCCCGCCGCGTCATCACGCGTGAAGGCGATGCCGGCGGAGAGGATCACCTCGCCGTTTCGGATGCGGGATTCGCATCGATGGAGCAGTCCGGTGCCTTTGCCGTCTGGTGGGAGGCGCATGGTCTCAAATACGCCATTCCGGCGGAGGTTTCCGTCGCGCTGTCCAAGGGCCACATTGTCGTCGCGAACGGTTCGCGTTCGGCGCTGCACCGTTTCCAGGCCGCCTTTCCGCGGCTGAAGGTCATCAATGTGACGGCCCGCCCGGAAGTGCTGGCCAACCGCCTGGAAGCGCGCGGCCGCGAGACGCATGAGGACATCATGGCACGGCTGGCCCGCGGCCCGCTGACGGTGCGCGGTGATTACGATGTCGTGGAACTCGACAACAGCGGCTCGCTGGAAGAGGCAGAACGCAAGATGATCGACATCCTTGATGGTTTCCTGAAGGAAATCGTCTAG
- a CDS encoding GrpB family protein has product MAIHVVDYDPEWPSLFRQIVGELEPFLADLAPVFHHVGSTSVPGLAAKPKIDLHAAFANANVLPEAIERMQSLGAYTFHGDKYQQQTWTFTSGKGSYGARLYLCSTNNAVLRDRIAFRDYLRSHAERANAYAILKMKLMGEANGDWDYYTGGKRDFVLETLRLASKEG; this is encoded by the coding sequence ATGGCCATTCATGTCGTCGACTATGACCCGGAATGGCCGTCTCTCTTCCGTCAGATCGTCGGCGAGCTTGAGCCGTTTCTCGCCGATCTCGCCCCCGTCTTTCATCACGTCGGCAGCACATCCGTCCCCGGACTGGCGGCCAAGCCGAAGATCGACCTGCATGCTGCCTTTGCGAATGCGAATGTGCTTCCCGAGGCGATCGAACGAATGCAATCGCTCGGCGCCTACACCTTCCATGGCGACAAGTACCAGCAGCAGACATGGACCTTCACCAGCGGCAAGGGCTCGTACGGCGCACGGCTCTATCTATGCTCGACTAACAATGCCGTTTTACGAGACCGAATCGCGTTTCGCGACTATCTGCGCTCGCACGCGGAACGAGCGAACGCCTATGCCATCCTCAAAATGAAGCTCATGGGCGAGGCAAATGGCGATTGGGACTATTATACAGGCGGCAAGCGTGACTTCGTGCTCGAGACGCTGCGGCTGGCCTCCAAGGAAGGATAA